Part of the Phocoena phocoena chromosome 8, mPhoPho1.1, whole genome shotgun sequence genome, AGAATGCCCCATGttattcttattaaattttaGGTCATATTTGATTTATAGCTAGATACCTACTTTACCACTGAAAGAATATTCCCTCAAGTAAATGAAAAGATTCAAAATCTTTTTTATGgaaattgctttttttctatgACCAGTTAAAACATCTCAGTCACTTACCTGCCCTTGGTGAGCCTTAAAAGGAACTTCCAGTAAGATGGTCGTAAGGTCTGAACTTCCATGACAGCCTAAGATTAGGATATTCAATTTGAGACTTCCTTTAGTAAACAGCAAATATTATCAGCAGTCTCAGGCAACAGAACAtatttgtctctatttttatCGCTCACTCTATTTAACGACAGTGATGACAGTAGTAACAAACACATGTATTAATGTTTAAGTTGATAACTCTCAAGAATCTTTGTCAATATGCCTTCAAATAGGAATATTGCTCATGGAATAATAACTGagttaatagttattattattgggAAGCGTTTACTAGGTACCCATTAGATAGCTGGCACTTCGCTAGTTATGGTAAGTTTACCAACTTGGCAGCATTACTGTGAGAAACTGCAAATAGAAGCTGTCCCCCAGACTTTGCAAAAGCCCTAAGACCATTAACATCAATAACGGCGACTGCAGAATTTAAAGAGATTGAACGATGCTTCTATTAAACTAGATTCGACCACTATCCTCACTGCCTGAGTAATACTGGGGAAAAGcaattattcatatttatgcccatggtatcttttttttgaagtaaaattaaGTTAGGGCATTCTAGCCAAGGTACTAGAGTGGTAATTCTCCTACAAAAATTGGACTCTGTTTAAACCTAAAAATTGTTGTGTTCGTAAAACGTGACCTAGCCCACTAAGTTAACATGTTTAATGATTTGAAACTTGCAAGCTATCTtgctaataaaacaaaaaaagcataaaatgtaaaaactggAAATGTTCCCAGGCCCTTCTTTTTCCCTCATTGGTTTAATATATACACTAGAAACAGAAATAATTCTACTTCTCATTTGAAAAAGTTATACTTACTGCCTGGAAGCAAATTGCTGTAGAGATGGAATAGATGATAGTGTCTGCATGGGGAAAATAGGGAACCTTTCCTGCTTCAATACCTTTGAAATACATTGTCTGCAAAACAAGCACATAGCGCaagatttataaagaaaacaactttaaatAGCATTACCAATAAGGTGGAGTGATACGTTCCCTATCTACAACTATTTTTTCTACCTTTCAAAATCCTAACAATCTGTTCAGAGCTCAAATCATCGGTACTTCCCTGACATGTTAAGTGTCagcccttccctttccctcattCACTCACCCCAAACCCCAGATGCCAGTAATAATACTTTTCTGTGAAATTCAACAGCACTTTATTTCTACCTCTTTCATGCTATTTATTCTTCACTGCTGTTTGTACAATGCCCAAGTCTTCCCTTCTCTGTTagatctattcattcattcattaaacatgtACTGGTGTAAACCCAATTAGCACATAAGAAATAACTAACACACTCTAATAAGGTTACAAGATATCTATATTGATTAGATGTGTAGATCatcacatgtgtatgtatgtatatctatgtttatctcatatatatatatatatatatatatatatatatatatatatatatatatatatataggctccCCAGAGGAGGGAGCAACTACTCTGTCTACGACAAAGGACCAAGGAGAATTTCAGAAATGACTACATTGAGTAGTGGGCATCTCAAACCATCTGCAGTGaagaaccactttttaaaaaacaaaatttccaaCTATCATGGCCTGATGCTtttataatacaataaaaatgaattactagaaTTGAACCAAATTTTCACTATTACATTCAAAGAACAAATTACTCCATCGAGTTGCTATAAGGTTTCCAAATGCTTCCTCTCAATTTCTATCCTTTCCTTGTCATGAACGGGTATGGTAATGAACAGTTTATAGACCAGCACTAGTCTGCCGACCCCACTTTTAATACTGCTGCTTTCTAAGAGGCCTAACATCAACAACTAGATAAGAGAGGAAAAGCAGGGGTAACAAACAGGGTGAAAATACATGACATGTATGGGGAATTTCCAGCAAATTTATATGGATGGAACAAAGGATAATTCACGGAAATGGGTTTTCTGGAACGTAGGAATGCTAaagtgaaacaagtaagaaaagtGGAAAGATGACCAAGACAGAATGGTGTTTCAATAGGTTGGAGGGAGCTTTAAGAAGACATGAGTGGACCATGaaataaagaacataaaataatttttttccaagaaaaaagcTGTTTATACAGctgatttttaattaatattatgtattaatatagcattttaatataaaattaacttcAATCTGTAAGATATGTACAAAGAGATTTATAATCTACTTCAGTAACAGGATAAACATGGGCCATTATTTTGAAAGTAATATGATAATATATTACAAGGTACAGATATACTGTAGTGTATTCCtgttaacaaaaatgaaattcagatGTGGTAGAATGGCATCATAGAAATGTTATGTGAAACAGGTATCTCTTGATATATGGGGTCATTATGTTCCTAATTATTTCCTACAATAAAACTTATCTGTTGACCTAGAGTCTAAGTTAATGAAGAGTTGGGACTGTATCCTATACTTCTATATGCTTACCAGCACCACCGCAGTAATGGGAACATAAtcgatactcaataaatatgtcttggaaataattttttccaagaaaaaggTTGCCTATACAGGTGATGTTTACTTAAGATGCATTATATAGTAATAtagcattttaatataaaattaacttcAATCATAGGAAAATGATTGCCTATTATACCATAGTCATTAATTCCACAAAGGACATAGTAAGCTTATACTTCTAATttcctgcatttaaaaaaaagttctcatcagcACACTTATCAGATACGATCTGTTGATATAAGAAACAGCGATACCACTGCTCGGCTTTAAAACCTCTAGCCatttagagaaacattttacaaaCTAGATCTCAATGTTGGATGGCCCCTAtgtcaaagaatatattttttgccAGCTAGGGCAAAAAAGTATATTCTCTcactccccttttcctctctatTAGCAAGTCCTGCCAACTCTATCTCCTAACCATACACCAAATCTGTGTACTTTTCTCCGTCTCTACTGCTACCATCCTGACACAAGCCACCATTTTCTGCCTGAGACTAACGGTTTTCTCCCAGATTCCAGTCTTGCCTctaatccattctctatataatagccagaatattcttcttaaaatgtgaattaaatcACGTCATTTCCATGCTTAAAGCTCTCCAATGGCTTCCAAAGgcactgagaaaaaataaatgcctcctcccctgcctccttctctctctctctttctctcatttggataaaacaaatatgtaattttCTTAATGTCATTAGGGACACAGATTTTTAGTgagataaaactttttaaaattcaaacaagttaaataaaatctataacCTGAACTTTGAATTGAAAACATCAATGTGctctaattattttctctttctctgaaaagaaagggaaaataaataggATGTTCTAACTCTGTTCACTGGAAAGGCCAAGAAACAATGACTAGCCTAGGAGCAAAAAACCTTTAGCACCCAAACTAAAGTTTTCTAGATACCATTTCTCACCAAAAGAAACTAGGTGCCACTGGAGAAGGCTGATTCTATGTCTGGAGCAGGAAACCACCCAGGTGAGCCTGGAATATCTTGTTTTatcacaaagcaagaaaactattAAAGATACCGGCATTAcgtgaaaaaagaaacaggagtcAACTTGAAGAGGCTCTCACGGCCAAAGATGGGGCACTTTGAGCATAATGACTGCAATAGGTTGAAACAAATCAAATACCTTAAACTCCATAAAGACACCTGACAACAAAGACTTACAGGTCAACTTTGCAGGATGCTAGGGACTAACTCATTCCAAACATTAGCAAATAAAGGGAAGTAATCAAGCACTTAATTATGACTTTGTGAACAGACGATCTCACAGTAACCAAACAGCTGAAAGGGAAAGTTCTTTTCGAAGAATTCCCactaataaatgcagaagaaacAATCATATTAGATTATGATGATTTTGCAACCCACAGTGAAATAATAAACCCTGGTCATTAATGGCTGCTAAAACAATAGAGTAAAAGATGGGGAACCTTATGTTGGCTCTATCAACACTGAGCCCACTGATCCATCTtagcatccctggtggcgcagtggttgagagagagacaggggctttcctggtggcgcagtggttgagagtctgcctgccgatgcaggggacacgggttcttgcctcggttcgggaagatcccacatgccgtggagcggctgggtccgtgagccatggccactgagcctgcacgtccggagcctgtgctccgcaatgggagaggccacaacagtgagaggcccgtgtaccacaaaaaaaaaaaaaaaaaagagagacaacccGACATTTTTGTGTTTCCTAATGTGATGTAATAGGAATTCACACACACAGTAAATGTGAACTTTTTCTGCCACTACCATCCCCCTAAAAGAAACTGAACCTGAACTTGCTTAAGGCTCTAGATCTAATTTACAGTTTACAGACAATACATGAGTTAAAGGAACATGTTATAACACCACCAGTGaggatgcaatcagcaaaatccagaatgtgggaaaTTCCAAAGAATTAATAACCTAGATtatcaacaaataaatggcaaggagaaaaagaaagggggaagaaaagaagaaagggtgaGGGATAACTATTATAAACTAAAAAGAGACTTTGGATCTCAACTAAAACAAAGGGATTGCAAAAGACATTTGTGAGGTAATATTGAAAATGCAAGCTCTAATTGGATAACGATAATAATAAAGAATtaccaggtttttaaaattaatgacatGTATTTTGATTATACCCTGATAGCATtcatgatttgtttgtttttaaggagtccttattctttagttttattttttaaggactcTTTCTCCTCAGTTGTTTACGGATGAAGTGATTTGATCtctgggatttgttttaaaataacttggtACTTGGGGGTTTGGAGCAGTATAGGTGAAAGGAGATTGGCCAAATGCTGTTAACTGTTGAAGCTGTATGATGGGGTACATGACGGTTATCACATTATTCCTCCTATGcttgtgtatatttgaaaataacacaaagaaaaaagaagaaataggagaACTGACTTTGTAAGTACTTTTATAGGATTAGAATTTGCTTTTGAAACTTTTACTACTAAAGCAGCTAAAAAGCTCTGTATCCTTTGGTTGTATGTGCTTAAAAATGTTTGCTTACCTCTACCAATTTGGAAGCTAAATACATGGAAATTGTTGTGCTTTTATAAAACATCATTGATATTCCCGCCAAAAATCCTGAAACAACAAATAAGGCAAAACTGATCAGAACTCAAAGTATTTCTTTGTTATTAAGTCACTCAGAAATGTTGATTCACTTAAATAGGAAAGAACTGATTTGTAGCACTGCCTTTTGTCACAACAAAATCAAGGACAGTAATATAAGTGATGACATTAAAATGGGGTGAATTCTTATTTATtatcacatatttttaaacttaaaaattgaCCTTTAGAGTTAGGAACCACAGTTCTGATACACATATCACAAGAAACTACAttctaaatttaacttttaaaaacagcagTGGTCTTGCCAAACacaatgatcttttaaaataattttttcaaggttACTGGTACCATTTCTGATTTTAAGTGGAAATAGTCATTCATCTATTCTCCTAACAGCTCAAATTATGTTTAGTGCTGTCATCACACTTCCTTCCATTGCTTTCATTCTATAAATGGAAAACCAAGGTGGTAGGAGGCCTGGAATACTAATAGTAGGGCTATTACTAATACATATCTGAAAAATTGTCTATTTAACTTAAGTAACACATATACTGAACTCACagaaaatgtttagtttttatttttataaaattacttgagttcctaaaaaaattattaaaaaatacatcacTTGCCAGTGgtaaaatcagaatattttaagaaatctaaCTGCACTTCCACTAGTcacttatataatattttaagtctttATGTTCTTTTGTGACACATTTTCCCTAGAATTTCTGGCCTGTAGCAGGACAGATACCCAAGTCATTATATTGCCAACCCAAAACATCAGATGGCAAGAGAGCCTTGATATGTTAAACTTCACAAATACAAAATGTTTGTACTAGTGCCTTAATGGGGATTCTATTACAGAGAAAGGAAGATACAAAGAAATCAGATGAATTTGAAAACCATGTCTGCTTCATTCCTACTACTGATTGATGCGAtagtaatatatgtattttatcattGCTTTACCAGCTATAATGGCATGCAGTTCATCATCCAGATTTCTGACCCAGCGCAGGAAGCAACTAGTACCCTGtatcaagaagaaaatacaatgaCTTCAGTTGTTTCAGttctaggaaaaaaatgcatgtaaCATCTGTAATGGGTGAGTCATTAGCTGACCTTGGAGGCAAATTGGTGATCTTATTTAAATCAAACTGAATATATGATTGGGAAAATTATGAACAGTAACCTGTTATAACGTTACTGTTTGGATAGACCCTATTAagaaattatacataaaattttcattgtaatgatttttcaaaatgaattcaAAAATTCTACTTTTGCTTAGATGTAGAATGCTGGGAAAAGTATCATTCCCATTCTAACAAGGAGAAAAAGCTGGATAAGCTACAACTCTGTCAAGTCAGAATCCTATAgttagagaaaacatttttcaatatgaaggtgaaataaagactctCTCAGAAATTTCGCACCAAGCTGGCGGGTAATCCCCATATCGGTGTGACGTGCTAGCTCGGAAGTGTTTTCTGCTGCTGTCATGGTTCGTCCCCTAAACTGCATCGTTGCTGGGTCCCAGAACATAGAACATCGGCAAGATTGGGGACGAGCCATCGTCAAGAACGGGGACCTGCCCTGGCCCCCATTCAGGAATGAATACAGGTATTTCCAAAGAATGACCACAACTTCTTCAGTAGAAGGTAAACAGAATTTGGTGATTATGGGGACCTGGTTCTCCATTCCAGAGACGAATCGACCTTTAAAGGACAGAATTAATATAGTTCTCAGTAGAGAACTCAAGGAACCTCCACAGGGAGCTCATTTTCTTGCCAAAAGTCTGGATGATGCCTTAAAACTTACTGAGCAACCAGAATTAACAAATAAAGTGGACATGGTTTGGATAGTGGGACACAGTTCCGTTTACAAGGAAGCCATGAACAGGCCAGGCCATCTTCGACTATTTGTGACAAGGATCATGCAGGAATTTGAAAGTGACACATTTTTTCCAGAAAgtgatttggaaaaatataaacttCTCCCAGAAAATCCAGGTGTTCCTTCAGATGTCCAGGAGGAGAAAGGCATAtttgaagaatatgaaaagaacagTTAATATGAAAGTGTTTTCTGATCTATTTCTGATCTATTTCAAgcctcctcctccccgccccccccaaaaaatatgtattttttgttgtaAAGACTTTTGTTGACTTTAGATCTATGGATAATTATTTCTAAGCAAAGTACCTTTATTCCCCATTAATCTTAACTAGACTGTATCAGATACCATTCATGAAACGTTTCTTGCTGTAACTGCCTGAATGACCATCAAGGGTCAAGAATAGGTTACCAGCACCGGCCTAGGGTAGAATATCTACCAAGACAGTCCAAAGTGGGAGAGTCCCCTGGTAGCATAAGTTGAAACCAGAGCCTATAGAGCTAGGAGCTAGGCAGATGGGTCCAAAGGTCAGAAATAGATTATAAATAGAAGAGCTAGCACTCAGTTATTAAAATTAGATCAAAAGAGGGACTGTGAATTACTCTATATCACACTTGTGAAAAATATTCTGTTCACTCAGACCGGGAGTCAAAAAGTTGAGAACGCCAGGATATTCCACACGGATAGTAAAGAGGCAGGTATGACACTACCTTTTCAGTGGTTAAAAGAGAAGGTCTGACACCTTAAAAGACTTTGTTTCTGATCTTCAATGAGATTCCATGAGATGTTACAATGATAAAACAAGAAGTGGCTGCTCTTTACAAAAAAGAATAATCTAATATCAAGcataatggctaaaattaaaaattcaaggaGGTAATAAATTGAGAATGAATATTGCTAGAAACTAAAATTAGTAAGTTAGAAACTAAacttcacagaattaaaaaatggaaattaaaacatgttttacCCATCATGTTAGCAAAGATTTAGATTaagtaccccccaaaaaaagagcaTTTTCTGCCTTATAAATTGGGACAACCTTTTTAGAGTGTAAGTTAGCAATAtcaattaatattcaaaatattctggGTTTGGACCCAGAACTTGCACTTCTAGAAATTAATCCTgaacaaagaaatggacccaagagTATTTGttgcaacattttttttcaaacttggaAAGAGCCCAAATGTTGATAAATAAGAAATAACTAACCAATATGTCTATGAAATGTAACATCTGCAGCAGTTAAAAAGGACAAAGTACTGACAGAAAAACACCAAAAATtgctaagcaaaagaagcaaATTGTGTATAATactcaaaatgtttaataaatgttaatgtgtgtgggggaaaaaacaaaaaaaaagactctctCAGACAGATAGAAGCTGAGAAAATGCACCACCTGCAGACCTGCATTACCAGAAATGTTAAAGGTCGTTctgcaggcagaaggaacaagataCCAGATAAGAATTTAGGtataaaaaaagagatgaagagcTCCGGAAATGGTAAAATGAAGGTAAATTTAGAAGACATGTTTTTCTTACCTTTAATTGTTATAAAAATGAATCAACTGTCTAAAGCAGTGGTCAGAAAACTATGGCCCACTAGGCAAATCtagcctgccacctgtttttacATGGCTCCTAAGCTAGAATATTTTTACACCTCtcaatggataaaaataaaaaacaataatattttgtgacatgtgaaaattatatgaaattctaatACAGTGtgctaaatttttattggaatacagccatgctcattcatttatatattgtctatggctgctttcacactataaCATCAGAGCTGAATAGTTATGAGTGAGACCATATGTtccacaaagcttaaaatatctactctttggccctttacagaaaaagttttctgacTCCTGGtccaaaacaaaaatagcaaCAGCATATTGTGGGGTTtataacatatgaaaagataaatgaattgcacaaaggatgggaaggaggaattACAAGTATGATGTGGTAAGATTCTTACACTATActgaagtggtataatattatttgaaaatattgaccaataaattaaaaatgtttattataaatgtTAAGACAgtcactaaattttaaaaagacatataaataatAAGTCAATAGTGATgacagaatataaaaaatacaaaaaaattaatataaatttaaaatacataaaaaatacccccaaaatcaaggagacaaaaaaaaatagaggagcaaagaaaaaaatggaacaaatatGAAACAACTAATAAGAACGTAGATACAAACAGATATAAACTCAACCATATCAATAACTATATTAAATGTAAAGagtctaaatacaccaattaaaagacagtgatTACCAAACTGGATATAAAAGTAAGAACCAACTATATGTGGTCTAAAAGAAACCAACCTTTAAACTGAGGTCACGGAAagattaaagaaggaaaatataccATCAATTATAATCAAAAGTAGCTATATTAATAGTAGACATagtagacttcagaacaaggaataTTACCAGGATA contains:
- the LOC136126818 gene encoding dihydrofolate reductase-like; translated protein: MVRPLNCIVAGSQNIEHRQDWGRAIVKNGDLPWPPFRNEYRYFQRMTTTSSVEGKQNLVIMGTWFSIPETNRPLKDRINIVLSRELKEPPQGAHFLAKSLDDALKLTEQPELTNKVDMVWIVGHSSVYKEAMNRPGHLRLFVTRIMQEFESDTFFPESDLEKYKLLPENPGVPSDVQEEKGIFEEYEKNS